The window TGAGTCCGTGCAAACGATGGCTCGTATCGCTGAGCGTGCGGAAGCGGCTTTGGAATATAAAGAAATTTTCCTTCGTCAAGCGCAAGCGCAGCAAGTTACTGTAACTGAAGCGATTTCTCAAGCGGTAGCTAACTCAGCTTTGGAGTTGGGTGCGAAAGCGATCTTAACAGCTACGGAAAGTGGATATACAGCTAGAATGGTATCCAAATACCGTCCGAAATCACCAATCATCGCAGTTACGCCTAGCGAGCAAGTCATTCGCCGCTTATCCCTTGTATGGGGTGTAATTCCGGTGATGGGCGTGCAAGCAAAAACGACGGACGAGCTGTTCAACCTTGCGGTAGAAAGCAGCATTAAAACGGGGATCGTATCTCTAGGTGATATCGTTGTTATTACGGCAGGTGTACCTGTTGGTCGCTCCGGAACAACGAACTTGATCAAGGTTCATCACGTAGGTGAGATGATTGCCAAAGGAACAGGTATCGGCATGCAAACAGCTACAGGTATCGTTGTAACGGCTCGTACACCAGAAGAAGCGAATGCGAAAATGGTAGACGGTGCAGTACTTGTAACGGTATCGACGGACAAAGAATATATGCCAGCTGTACAAAGAGCTTCAGCGTTGATTACCGAAGTGGGCGGAATCACTTCCCATGCGGCAGTAGTCGCTTTAAGCCTTGGAATTCCTGTAATTGTAGGCGTTGAGAACGCAGTGGAATTAATCAAAGATGGCACAGAAGTTTCTATCTATCCAGAAGTTGGCGTCATCTACTCTGGTCAAGCGAGCGTTCTGTAGGTATAGCAAAGAGTGAAGCGATTATTAGGCTTCACTCTTTTTTTATTTTAATAGCACTTCTAAAACAAAACGAGTACACATTCGGCATTACCCATCCCTAGTCCTAGCTGTGTTATAATTGTTCTAAGACTTGTTATTGGAGGAATACATCATCATGACTCAGGAGCGCTGGCATCAGCATCAGTTTCGTGTGAGATATGAAGAAACGGATCAAATGGGGGTTGCGTACCATGCCAACTATTTGACGTGGTTCGAGATTGGGCGGACCGAGCTTATCAGGGAGCTTGGTTACCCATACCGGCGAATTGAGGAGAAGGGGCTGTTGCTGCCGCTTGTTGAAGCGGAGATTAAGTTCAAGAAGCCTGCTCGTTATGATGATATGGTTTGCGTGAACACGCGAGTGATTGACATGAGCAGTGTTCGGCTCCATTTTGCCTATGAAATTCGTAAAGTTTCGGAAGAAATGATGACGCTAACCGTAGATTCGGCTGCACAACCTACCGGGGAATTACTTGTGACGGGTGCAACTCATCACGTTTGGGTGAATCCTTCTTGGAAGCCAGTACGTATAGAGAAGGAAGCGCCAGAATTATGGCAGCTGTTAGCTAAGTATTCATAAAAGGGGCTGAGCTTATGTTTCGTATTATTCTTGCCATTTTTATTCTAGTGCCTGCCATAGAAATTACGCTTCTACTTACTCTTGGGCATTTTGTAGGCGGCTGGACAACATTCGCGCTA is drawn from Paenibacillus sp. V4I7 and contains these coding sequences:
- a CDS encoding thioesterase family protein; the protein is MTQERWHQHQFRVRYEETDQMGVAYHANYLTWFEIGRTELIRELGYPYRRIEEKGLLLPLVEAEIKFKKPARYDDMVCVNTRVIDMSSVRLHFAYEIRKVSEEMMTLTVDSAAQPTGELLVTGATHHVWVNPSWKPVRIEKEAPELWQLLAKYS